The sequence below is a genomic window from Bacteroidales bacterium.
TAAATACTGCTTTTGCAAAGGATGGAATATTTATTTATGTTCCCGAAAATTTAATTCTCGAAAAACCGATTCAACTTGTTTACATTGTTTATTCAACGGAAGACATAATTGTTCAACATAGAAATCTTATTATTGCCGAAAAAAAATCACAGGCAAAAATTGTTATCTGCGACCATTCACTGCATTTTAATAAAAGTTTTACCAATGCTGCAACTGAAATATTTGTCGGAGAGAATGCAAGCATAGATTATTACAAAATTCAAAATTCAAGTAACAACACTTCGCAAAACACTATCACACAAGTACAGCAGGAGCGAAACAGTAAGTTTTTATCAAACGTTATAACTTTACATGGCGGATTTATAAGAAATAATCTGAATGTAAAACTTAATGCCGAAGGTTGTCAGACAAATTTATACGGACTCTATTTATGCGACAAAGAACAGCATATAGATAATCACACTTTCATTGAGCATGGATTTCCTAATTGTTCGAGTGATGAAAAATACAAAGGGATTTTAGACGATAAGTCGGAAGGCGTTTTCAGAGGAAAGATTTTAGTTCAACCGAATGCCCAGAAAACCATAGCATTTCAAGCAAACAACAATTTACTGCTCAGCAATAATGCTTCAGTAAATTCAGAACCACAACTTGAAATTTATGCCGACGACGTAAAATGCAGTCATGGCGCTACAATCGGACAGTTGGATACGGATGCATTGTTTTACCTGCGTTCACGAGGCATCAGCAATGAAGAAGCCCGAATGATGCTGATGCACACTTATGCTTCCGAAATTATAAATAAAATAAATATTGAACCACTGAAAGAAAGAATGAATGATTTGGTTTCAAAACGTTTGCGCGGAGAACTTTCCCGTTGTAATCATTGTTTTATAAAATGTTGCTGAAACCAATTCAGTAGTCGGTAATCAGTAACCAATTGGTAGCTGAAATATTAATCAATAAATTTCCAAGTAGTTTTCAGAACTGTTTTAAAGCAGAATAAATTTTTCTAATCTACACCTCAAACATTTAACTATCGTTTCTTATCTGCTAAATACCAGTATGGTTAGTGGTTACTGATTACCGACTAACGTACAAGTATTTTCAGCAAATCCTCTTCAAGTGTTTTACCGGGAGTTTCAACAATTCTGCCTTTTTCTTTTGCATTATTAAAAACAATAAATGTTGGATTTTTTTCTATTTTTAAATCTGTAACCGGTAAATTACCTGCTTTTTTATTTCTGTTAACACAAATAAATTCAATGTTTTCAGGATTGTATTTTATTATATTAAAGATTTTAATAAATCTCGGAATTTGTATTTTGCTGTCGCTGCA
It includes:
- the sufD gene encoding Fe-S cluster assembly protein SufD encodes the protein MNRFIEIFEENKNKIISDSLQYLKNIQLESFENFKMLGIPAIKNEEWLHTDISKVINPEYNFSLEPPKIEFNIDDFFKCDIPQLDTYMFVIVNGWFPQQLKLINEYENGLIIGSFAEAQKKYPEIIEKHFSKYINVAEDGLSALNTAFAKDGIFIYVPENLILEKPIQLVYIVYSTEDIIVQHRNLIIAEKKSQAKIVICDHSLHFNKSFTNAATEIFVGENASIDYYKIQNSSNNTSQNTITQVQQERNSKFLSNVITLHGGFIRNNLNVKLNAEGCQTNLYGLYLCDKEQHIDNHTFIEHGFPNCSSDEKYKGILDDKSEGVFRGKILVQPNAQKTIAFQANNNLLLSNNASVNSEPQLEIYADDVKCSHGATIGQLDTDALFYLRSRGISNEEARMMLMHTYASEIINKINIEPLKERMNDLVSKRLRGELSRCNHCFIKCC